Proteins from a single region of Chloroherpeton thalassium ATCC 35110:
- the glyA gene encoding serine hydroxymethyltransferase, which translates to MHLDILKNADPEVYAAIQSELERQTDTLELIASENFTSRAVMEACGSVMTNKYAEGYPGKRFYGGCEFVDVAEDLARDRAKKLFSCEYANVQPHSGSSANMAVIFTFCKPGDTILGFDLSHGGHLTHGSPVNFSGQFYNAHFYGVEKETGRIDMNRVEEKAKEVKPKLIICGASAYSRDWEYAEFRRIADSVDAILMADIAHPAGLIATGLLNDPMPHCHVVTTTTHKTLRGPRGGMILMGKDFENPMGIKAKTKTGERIKMVSELLDAMVMPGIQGGPLMHVIAGKAVAFGEALNPEYKQYMEQVRKNAAAMAEQFISLGYDIISGGTDNHLMLIDLRNKDITGKKTENLLHEAGITVNKNMVPFDDKSPFVTSGFRVGAAAMTTREMKEAEAKTIVKFIDKVISNAGSENISAICQEVKEEVNALCQQFPLYDFVPAS; encoded by the coding sequence ATGCACTTGGATATTTTGAAAAATGCCGACCCGGAAGTTTATGCAGCCATTCAATCTGAGCTTGAACGGCAAACCGACACGTTGGAACTCATTGCTTCGGAAAACTTCACCAGCCGCGCCGTCATGGAAGCGTGTGGCTCGGTGATGACCAATAAATATGCGGAAGGCTATCCAGGAAAGCGTTTTTATGGCGGATGTGAATTTGTGGATGTAGCTGAAGATCTTGCACGCGATAGAGCCAAAAAATTGTTTAGCTGTGAATATGCAAATGTGCAGCCACACTCAGGATCAAGTGCCAATATGGCTGTGATTTTTACCTTCTGCAAACCTGGCGACACTATTCTTGGTTTTGACCTCTCGCATGGCGGCCACTTAACGCATGGTAGTCCGGTCAACTTTTCCGGCCAGTTTTACAACGCACACTTTTACGGCGTGGAAAAAGAAACCGGTCGCATCGACATGAACCGTGTTGAGGAAAAGGCCAAAGAAGTTAAACCGAAATTAATTATCTGCGGTGCAAGCGCTTATTCTCGTGATTGGGAGTATGCCGAATTCCGCCGCATTGCCGATAGCGTTGACGCAATTTTGATGGCCGACATCGCTCATCCAGCTGGACTGATTGCAACAGGCCTTCTGAACGACCCGATGCCGCACTGTCATGTCGTAACTACCACGACTCACAAAACCCTTCGCGGACCGCGTGGCGGCATGATTCTCATGGGCAAAGATTTTGAAAACCCGATGGGCATCAAAGCTAAAACGAAAACTGGCGAACGCATCAAAATGGTTTCCGAGTTGCTCGATGCCATGGTGATGCCGGGCATTCAAGGTGGACCGCTCATGCACGTAATCGCCGGAAAAGCGGTTGCGTTCGGTGAAGCCTTGAACCCTGAGTATAAGCAATACATGGAGCAGGTTCGCAAAAACGCTGCAGCAATGGCTGAGCAGTTTATTTCGCTTGGTTATGATATTATTAGCGGTGGAACAGACAACCACTTGATGTTGATCGACCTCAGAAATAAAGATATTACTGGTAAAAAAACGGAAAACTTGCTTCATGAAGCGGGTATCACGGTCAATAAAAACATGGTGCCGTTTGATGACAAGTCGCCGTTTGTAACCAGCGGTTTTCGTGTTGGCGCTGCGGCCATGACGACCAGAGAAATGAAAGAAGCCGAAGCGAAAACCATCGTCAAATTTATCGATAAAGTCATCTCAAATGCAGGTTCGGAAAATATTTCTGCGATTTGTCAGGAAGTCAAAGAAGAGGTGAACGCCTTATGCCAGCAGTTCCCTTTATATGATTTCGTTCCAGCATCTTAA
- a CDS encoding alkaline phosphatase, whose amino-acid sequence MKNFSLAMLILAIACFGVLTGCDNEEDKVTSTEETVKTATLSYTLDFSSALDEGFTITKIVVAIAKDDFKDTLNITVADGETTASGSFSSLEAGTYTISIKAYNDTELIAEGSGEATVKAGATATASIELQYTSGNLEIIITLPTTQGAKYIFFFIGDGMATPQINVTEAALGVDGFPTTSTEFLGKMNMNEFPVAGMATTYAEDRYITGSAAAATALATGHKTTINTISMNGERKLDLPTMAEMAHDKGMKIGIVSSVSIDHATPAAFYAHTATRKNYEDIANYLVNSNFDYFAGGTVLHNTYATGSPANSSLRDYASLSDFISHAEEKGYTYVNTKASLDAISSGKVIATIEKLETYTADGCALPYAIDLSAQSSENDQISLADFTQKGIDLLEDNEDGFFMMVEGGKVDWACHANDAVTSILDMMAFDNAIGKALSFYNNHKDETLIVVTGDHECGGLTLGYTGTEYESAFELLQYQTISFQLFSEKVAAWAGNDVSGYSVEEDVTFEMALDSIKTYFGLGDIKLDEQMALSAYDSTRLEDAFNMSMNGETLKTDEENNILYGYYDPLTVTITHILNEKSGLSWTSYYHTAVPVPVLAIGVDSDEFSGYYDNTDIANKIMEIGQLED is encoded by the coding sequence ATGAAAAACTTTTCACTCGCGATGCTAATTTTAGCAATTGCGTGCTTCGGTGTCCTGACTGGCTGCGACAACGAAGAAGATAAAGTGACCTCAACAGAGGAAACAGTTAAAACCGCCACGTTGTCCTACACGTTGGACTTCTCTTCTGCCTTAGATGAAGGCTTCACGATTACTAAAATCGTTGTTGCCATTGCAAAAGACGATTTCAAGGATACATTAAACATCACGGTTGCAGATGGTGAAACCACAGCTTCCGGTTCTTTCTCCTCGCTCGAAGCCGGCACTTACACCATCAGCATAAAAGCTTATAACGACACAGAGCTGATCGCTGAAGGTTCTGGTGAAGCAACGGTTAAAGCCGGTGCAACCGCAACCGCCTCTATCGAGCTTCAGTACACAAGCGGCAACCTTGAAATCATTATTACCTTACCAACCACTCAAGGTGCAAAGTACATTTTCTTCTTCATCGGCGACGGTATGGCTACCCCTCAAATCAACGTGACAGAAGCAGCACTTGGCGTTGATGGTTTCCCAACCACCAGCACGGAATTCCTCGGCAAAATGAACATGAACGAATTCCCAGTTGCAGGTATGGCAACCACTTATGCAGAAGATCGCTACATCACTGGTTCTGCCGCTGCAGCCACTGCTTTAGCCACCGGCCATAAGACAACCATCAACACCATTTCTATGAACGGCGAGCGCAAACTCGACCTTCCAACAATGGCTGAAATGGCGCATGATAAAGGCATGAAAATCGGCATTGTTTCAAGCGTTAGCATCGACCACGCCACACCAGCTGCATTCTACGCACACACCGCCACCAGAAAAAATTATGAAGATATCGCCAACTATTTGGTTAATAGCAACTTTGACTATTTTGCTGGTGGAACGGTTCTTCATAATACTTATGCAACTGGCTCACCTGCCAACTCTTCCCTTCGCGATTATGCAAGCTTAAGCGACTTTATCTCTCACGCTGAAGAAAAAGGCTACACTTACGTAAATACGAAAGCCTCCCTCGATGCTATCAGCAGCGGCAAAGTTATCGCCACCATTGAAAAGTTAGAAACCTACACAGCCGATGGCTGCGCACTTCCTTATGCGATTGACTTAAGCGCTCAGAGCAGCGAAAACGACCAGATCAGCTTGGCTGACTTTACTCAAAAAGGTATCGATCTTTTAGAAGACAATGAAGATGGCTTCTTCATGATGGTTGAAGGCGGTAAAGTTGACTGGGCTTGCCACGCCAACGACGCGGTTACTTCTATTCTCGACATGATGGCGTTTGATAACGCAATTGGAAAAGCGCTTTCTTTCTACAACAATCACAAAGATGAAACGCTCATCGTTGTTACTGGTGACCACGAGTGCGGCGGTTTAACGCTTGGCTACACTGGCACTGAATACGAATCAGCTTTTGAACTTTTGCAGTACCAAACCATCTCGTTCCAGCTTTTCTCTGAAAAAGTGGCTGCATGGGCAGGCAACGATGTTTCTGGCTACTCTGTTGAGGAAGATGTTACCTTTGAAATGGCTCTTGATTCTATCAAAACTTACTTCGGTCTTGGTGATATCAAGCTCGACGAGCAAATGGCGCTCTCAGCTTACGATTCTACCAGACTTGAAGATGCTTTCAACATGAGCATGAACGGCGAAACGCTTAAGACTGACGAAGAGAATAATATTCTCTACGGTTACTACGATCCACTAACCGTTACCATCACTCACATTCTCAACGAAAAGTCAGGCCTTTCTTGGACCAGCTACTATCACACAGCTGTTCCTGTTCCCGTGCTTGCTATTGGCGTAGATTCCGACGAATTCAGCGGTTACTATGACAATACCGATATCGCGAATAAAATCATGGAAATCGGCCAATTAGAAGATTAA
- a CDS encoding aminopeptidase P N-terminal domain-containing protein, with translation MPTIAQDKYGFLSKDFHQGNRERLREFLPEQSIAIFFAAEVKNRNGDVNFPYRQESSFLYLTGLNEPDAILLMSKDSIRIDGKCTREILFLKETDQKESLWHGKTLQPEAANREIGISYAISKERFSPLIFDTLLQKDTILTVFTYQPENAFSFEKSIIPARQREFQQKLLEKGILMKDADEFLSELRAVKQPIEIDMILKATDVAMMAHKQAIKSCTPGMYEYELAALAEYIFKKEGCLFPAYSPIVASGKNALTLHYDRNAKKIEDGELVLMDMSDEFQGYASDVTRTIPANGKFSALQLMLYRLVLAAHDAALDACRTGNNFAAPHQRACEVLSAGLMKLGIIQKPEDYKNYFMHGTSHTVGLDVHDSPITALEEGNVITIEPGLYIAENSPCDKKYWNIGIRLEDVVMITDEAPFVLSDALPLQPEAIEAMMQETGLGNLPVK, from the coding sequence ATGCCAACGATTGCTCAGGATAAATACGGGTTTCTGTCAAAAGACTTTCATCAAGGCAATCGTGAGCGGCTCAGGGAATTTTTACCGGAGCAATCAATTGCGATTTTTTTTGCTGCGGAAGTCAAGAATCGCAACGGCGATGTCAATTTTCCTTACCGTCAGGAAAGCTCGTTTTTGTACCTAACCGGTCTGAATGAACCGGACGCTATTCTGCTGATGTCCAAAGATTCAATTCGCATTGATGGAAAATGCACGCGCGAAATTTTATTTCTCAAAGAAACGGATCAAAAAGAATCACTTTGGCACGGCAAAACATTGCAGCCTGAAGCCGCAAATCGCGAGATTGGCATCTCGTATGCGATTTCGAAAGAGCGTTTTTCCCCGTTGATTTTTGATACGCTGCTTCAAAAAGATACAATCCTAACTGTTTTTACCTATCAGCCTGAAAACGCGTTTTCTTTTGAGAAATCGATTATTCCCGCAAGACAACGTGAATTTCAACAGAAACTCTTGGAAAAAGGCATTTTGATGAAAGATGCAGACGAGTTTCTTTCGGAACTTCGCGCGGTCAAGCAACCGATTGAAATCGATATGATTTTAAAAGCGACGGATGTGGCGATGATGGCGCATAAACAAGCGATAAAATCCTGCACGCCGGGCATGTACGAATACGAATTGGCGGCGCTCGCCGAATATATTTTCAAAAAAGAAGGTTGTCTTTTTCCCGCGTACTCGCCGATTGTCGCGTCGGGAAAAAATGCGCTCACCTTGCATTACGACCGAAATGCGAAAAAAATTGAAGATGGCGAACTGGTTTTAATGGACATGTCGGACGAATTTCAAGGTTATGCGTCGGATGTGACGCGAACGATTCCGGCAAATGGAAAATTTAGTGCGCTGCAACTGATGCTTTATCGACTCGTGCTGGCCGCTCACGATGCGGCGTTGGACGCGTGCCGCACGGGAAATAATTTTGCCGCACCGCACCAGCGAGCTTGCGAGGTTTTGAGCGCCGGATTGATGAAACTCGGCATCATTCAAAAACCGGAAGATTATAAGAACTATTTCATGCACGGCACAAGCCACACGGTCGGGCTGGACGTGCATGACTCGCCAATCACGGCGCTTGAGGAAGGCAATGTCATCACCATAGAACCCGGACTTTACATCGCGGAAAACTCGCCATGCGATAAAAAATATTGGAACATCGGCATCCGCCTTGAAGATGTGGTGATGATTACGGACGAAGCGCCATTCGTGCTTTCCGACGCGCTTCCGCTTCAGCCCGAAGCCATTGAAGCCATGATGCAAGAAACTGGCTTGGGCAATTTGCCTGTAAAATAA
- the rlmD gene encoding 23S rRNA (uracil(1939)-C(5))-methyltransferase RlmD, whose product MTKKGDTVHLTVSDIAEGDRCYGRLESGMSVFVQGRLAIGDEVEAVVFKTKKNYIEAKLHRILSPSPDRVPPKCFHFGVCGGCKWQHVSYAAQLRQKEKQVSDALLHIGGFKTFLMKPAIHAPHIFNYRNKVDFSFSNQRYLLPEEIGVEEGELQKRTDFALGFHAPRRYDKAIDIDNCDIASPEMNTVLHIVKAFCLEKKLTAYSTVTHEGFLRNLVIRSGENTGELMVNLVTSWHDTELMQELEYQLKEALQEKLTTFVNNISTKKNTVAFGEEEFCVIGKGHITETLGNYAFDISANSFFQTNSAQTLNLYQKTREFAKLSQDDIVYDLYCGTGSISIFISDACQKVLGIELVDSAIEDAKKNAERNDVKNCAFRMLDLKDFGKISPELEAFGLPDVVITDPPRAGMHPKAVQMLLRLSPKRIVYVSCNPASLARDGQLFCENGEYQLLEAQPVDMFPHTNHIESVAVFEKQ is encoded by the coding sequence ATGACCAAAAAGGGAGACACGGTTCATTTGACCGTTAGTGACATTGCAGAAGGCGATAGGTGCTACGGTCGTCTCGAAAGTGGAATGAGTGTTTTTGTTCAAGGCCGATTGGCCATCGGCGACGAAGTTGAAGCCGTTGTGTTCAAAACAAAAAAAAATTATATAGAAGCCAAACTTCACCGCATTTTAAGCCCTTCGCCCGATAGAGTGCCGCCAAAATGTTTCCACTTCGGCGTTTGCGGTGGTTGCAAATGGCAGCATGTTTCTTATGCCGCGCAGCTTCGGCAAAAAGAAAAACAAGTTTCCGACGCACTTCTGCATATCGGCGGATTTAAAACTTTTTTGATGAAACCGGCCATTCACGCGCCTCATATTTTCAATTATCGCAATAAGGTTGATTTTTCATTTTCCAACCAGCGCTATTTGCTACCGGAAGAGATTGGCGTGGAAGAAGGCGAATTGCAAAAACGAACGGATTTTGCGCTTGGCTTCCATGCACCGCGCCGTTACGACAAGGCCATCGATATCGATAATTGCGACATCGCCTCGCCCGAAATGAACACCGTTTTGCACATCGTTAAAGCGTTTTGTTTGGAGAAAAAACTAACGGCTTATTCTACGGTTACGCACGAAGGTTTTTTGCGAAATCTCGTCATCCGAAGCGGCGAAAATACGGGCGAATTGATGGTGAATTTGGTCACTTCGTGGCACGACACCGAATTGATGCAAGAACTGGAATATCAACTCAAAGAAGCGCTTCAGGAAAAACTAACGACGTTTGTCAATAATATTTCCACAAAGAAAAACACGGTGGCTTTCGGCGAAGAAGAATTTTGTGTGATTGGCAAAGGCCATATCACCGAAACGCTCGGCAACTATGCGTTCGATATTTCCGCCAATTCGTTTTTCCAAACGAACTCGGCGCAAACGCTGAATTTATATCAAAAAACGCGGGAATTTGCGAAGCTCTCGCAGGACGACATCGTCTATGATCTTTATTGCGGCACAGGTTCGATTTCGATTTTCATTTCCGATGCCTGTCAAAAAGTGTTAGGCATCGAGCTGGTTGATAGCGCAATTGAAGATGCCAAGAAAAATGCCGAACGAAACGACGTGAAAAATTGCGCATTTCGAATGCTTGACCTGAAGGATTTTGGAAAAATCTCGCCGGAATTGGAAGCGTTCGGTCTGCCGGATGTCGTCATCACCGACCCACCACGCGCGGGAATGCACCCGAAAGCGGTTCAAATGCTGTTGAGACTTTCGCCCAAGCGGATTGTTTATGTCAGTTGCAATCCGGCCAGCCTCGCCCGCGATGGCCAGCTTTTTTGCGAAAATGGCGAGTATCAACTTTTAGAAGCCCAGCCCGTCGATATGTTTCCGCATACGAATCATATCGAGAGCGTTGCGGTGTTTGAAAAACAGTGA
- a CDS encoding bifunctional adenosylcobinamide kinase/adenosylcobinamide-phosphate guanylyltransferase — protein sequence MIYFITGGQRSGKSAFAQKLAKKLSPKPVYLATSRVWDENHRERIKRHQADRDSSWRTIEEEKYISKHLLAGEVVVLDCVTLWLTNFFTDTNFNLAEALALAKKEFTNFLNQNFTLIAISNELGMGLHAESEGGRNFVDLQGWMNQFIAEKADEVFFMVSGQPLKVK from the coding sequence GTGATTTATTTTATAACAGGTGGGCAGCGCTCCGGCAAAAGCGCTTTTGCGCAAAAGTTGGCCAAAAAACTCTCGCCGAAGCCCGTTTATTTGGCAACTTCACGCGTTTGGGACGAGAATCACCGCGAAAGAATCAAACGCCATCAAGCTGATCGAGATAGTTCCTGGCGGACGATCGAAGAGGAAAAATATATTTCCAAGCATCTGTTGGCAGGAGAAGTGGTGGTGCTGGATTGCGTGACGCTTTGGCTGACCAATTTTTTCACCGACACGAACTTCAATTTGGCGGAAGCTCTGGCTCTGGCCAAAAAGGAATTCACAAATTTTCTCAACCAAAATTTCACGCTGATTGCTATTTCAAACGAGCTTGGCATGGGCTTGCACGCGGAAAGCGAAGGCGGTCGGAATTTTGTTGATTTGCAAGGTTGGATGAACCAATTTATCGCCGAAAAAGCTGATGAAGTTTTTTTCATGGTTTCCGGTCAGCCCTTGAAAGTAAAATGA
- a CDS encoding YibE/F family protein yields MNPELKSKLNVAFTVIIILLCAVLWFIPTGFENPYFTKNKLFEQATVVSVDNHDLKHLGVVITGTQDIEIKILSGPFTGDTVTAANVLMGQMNIDKVFKTGDKVLAILNLDKKSEKVVSARASDMYRSDIEFILFLVFALFLVFFAKSIGFRALLSFVFTTLAIWKLLIPLFLKGYPPLPISFLIVAITTAVIILLITGFTRKGIVALSGSIAGVALTTVLAIIFGHFFKIPGTVKEFSEMLLYAGFMHLQLTDIFIAGIFISASGAVMDVAMDIAASQEEVIDKHPRISTKELITSGFRVSYAVIGTMTTTLLFAYSGSFTFILMVFMAQGTPTESIFNINFIAAEILQTLVGSFGLVLVAPVTAIIGGYVYTYTHQHHEKSVCDPVEH; encoded by the coding sequence ATGAATCCAGAGTTGAAATCGAAACTGAATGTTGCTTTTACAGTTATTATTATTCTCTTATGCGCTGTTTTATGGTTTATTCCCACCGGATTTGAAAATCCATACTTTACCAAGAACAAGCTGTTTGAACAAGCCACGGTTGTCAGCGTTGATAATCACGATCTGAAACACTTAGGTGTGGTGATTACAGGCACACAAGACATTGAAATCAAGATTTTAAGCGGGCCATTTACCGGAGACACCGTCACAGCAGCCAATGTATTGATGGGACAAATGAACATCGATAAGGTGTTTAAAACCGGAGATAAAGTTTTAGCTATTTTGAATTTAGATAAAAAGTCAGAAAAAGTGGTTAGCGCGCGCGCAAGCGATATGTATCGCAGCGACATAGAATTTATCTTATTTTTGGTCTTTGCCCTTTTTCTAGTGTTTTTTGCAAAATCAATCGGGTTTCGTGCGCTGCTCTCTTTCGTTTTTACCACACTGGCCATTTGGAAACTCCTGATTCCCTTATTCTTAAAAGGCTATCCACCTTTGCCCATTTCGTTTTTAATTGTTGCCATCACCACAGCTGTGATCATTTTGCTTATTACTGGCTTCACGAGAAAAGGCATTGTGGCATTATCGGGTTCAATTGCAGGGGTGGCGCTAACAACCGTTTTAGCCATCATTTTTGGACACTTTTTTAAAATTCCCGGCACGGTTAAAGAGTTTTCCGAAATGCTTCTCTATGCCGGATTTATGCACTTACAGCTGACGGATATTTTCATCGCGGGAATTTTTATTTCGGCCAGCGGCGCGGTGATGGATGTCGCTATGGACATTGCGGCCTCGCAGGAAGAAGTCATCGATAAGCATCCGCGCATCTCCACAAAAGAGCTCATCACGTCCGGTTTCCGCGTTTCTTATGCCGTTATCGGAACCATGACTACGACGCTGCTTTTTGCTTATTCTGGCAGCTTTACCTTTATTTTAATGGTCTTCATGGCGCAAGGCACACCAACCGAGAGCATTTTCAACATCAATTTTATCGCGGCGGAAATTCTACAAACGTTGGTAGGAAGTTTTGGCTTGGTGCTTGTTGCGCCCGTGACAGCTATTATTGGCGGATATGTTTATACTTACACCCATCAACATCATGAAAAATCCGTATGCGATCCCGTTGAGCACTAA
- a CDS encoding UbiA family prenyltransferase: MYFGVEVNWWAILTVFFLTFSIYQYNRLTDDVEDSANDPDSFQDAKKNEILITYVSFYLLSALSLIIAYQFGMMAFWVTLGIEIIGFLYNHKCFPDFLSNMLGGARRFKDIYVVKNLTPPIDWATALVFLPLIFANEPLTLQAWICWAYVFLCTFFIEVMWDMRDRHGDLISGIKTIANSFSLYKTKVILNTLNAASGIGIMLATYKGVLPQVSYFLLSNNVAVMLIASAYKEEKAHAMRKISDMTIFLAGMLFLSFGFIAYFSH, from the coding sequence ATGTATTTTGGAGTTGAAGTAAATTGGTGGGCAATTTTAACGGTTTTTTTTCTCACCTTTTCCATTTATCAGTACAATCGCCTAACGGATGATGTTGAAGATTCTGCCAATGACCCCGATAGTTTTCAAGATGCCAAAAAGAATGAAATTCTCATCACTTATGTAAGTTTTTATCTTCTTTCCGCACTTTCGCTGATTATTGCCTATCAATTCGGTATGATGGCTTTTTGGGTCACACTTGGCATCGAAATCATTGGCTTTTTATATAACCACAAATGTTTTCCTGATTTTCTTTCCAACATGTTAGGCGGCGCGCGCCGGTTTAAAGACATTTACGTGGTCAAAAATTTAACACCGCCTATCGATTGGGCAACAGCGCTGGTTTTTCTTCCACTCATTTTCGCAAACGAGCCGCTTACCTTACAAGCCTGGATCTGTTGGGCGTACGTTTTTCTTTGCACCTTTTTTATTGAAGTTATGTGGGATATGCGCGACCGCCACGGCGACCTTATCAGCGGCATCAAAACCATTGCGAATTCGTTCTCGCTTTATAAAACCAAGGTGATATTAAACACGCTCAATGCTGCATCTGGTATTGGCATTATGCTGGCAACTTATAAAGGCGTGTTGCCGCAGGTCTCCTATTTTCTTTTGTCCAACAATGTGGCGGTGATGCTAATTGCAAGTGCCTATAAGGAAGAAAAAGCACACGCCATGCGAAAAATTAGCGATATGACGATTTTTCTTGCGGGAATGTTATTTCTTTCTTTCGGTTTTATTGCGTATTTTTCGCATTAA
- a CDS encoding epimerase — protein MQIEKTTSILSCGWLGLPLGARLIECCCCVKGATRSPEKLPILKGYGIDPYLINLNPEMGGENVEDFLSSEVLIINIPPEMRDDVVAYHYRQVASILQYVQDSPVEKILFVSSTSVYPSLNRAVCEEDASYSVSPIGDALLKVESLLMSEASVKTTCVRFSGLMGYDRKPGKFFAGKKELPRGGEPVNFIHRDDCVEIICRILKEEKWGEIYNASADVHPTKKEFYSEAAKVIGLEPPAFANENQEPFKIIDAEKLKADLNYTFKYSNPMDALHNTNEVELL, from the coding sequence ATGCAAATTGAGAAAACAACCAGCATTTTAAGCTGTGGCTGGCTTGGATTGCCACTCGGTGCAAGGCTAATTGAGTGTTGCTGCTGTGTAAAAGGGGCGACACGGTCACCGGAAAAATTACCTATTCTGAAAGGTTATGGCATTGATCCGTACCTCATTAATCTGAATCCTGAAATGGGCGGTGAAAATGTTGAAGATTTTTTAAGCAGCGAGGTTTTGATCATCAATATTCCTCCAGAAATGCGCGATGATGTTGTTGCGTATCATTACAGACAAGTGGCCTCGATCTTGCAGTATGTTCAAGATTCGCCTGTTGAAAAAATCCTGTTTGTCAGTTCTACTTCTGTTTATCCGTCATTGAACAGGGCGGTGTGCGAAGAGGACGCGAGCTATTCGGTTTCGCCCATTGGCGATGCGTTGCTCAAAGTGGAATCGCTCTTAATGAGTGAGGCCAGCGTGAAAACGACTTGTGTTCGATTTAGCGGGCTGATGGGATACGATCGAAAGCCCGGGAAATTTTTTGCCGGAAAGAAAGAGCTTCCGCGCGGCGGAGAACCGGTAAATTTTATTCATCGCGATGACTGCGTGGAAATTATTTGTCGCATCTTGAAAGAAGAGAAATGGGGAGAAATTTATAACGCCTCTGCCGATGTGCATCCAACAAAAAAAGAATTTTATTCTGAAGCCGCTAAGGTCATTGGATTGGAGCCGCCGGCGTTTGCGAATGAGAACCAAGAGCCGTTTAAAATTATTGATGCGGAAAAGTTAAAAGCGGATTTGAATTACACATTTAAGTATTCAAATCCGATGGACGCTTTGCATAATACAAACGAAGTTGAGTTACTGTGA
- the pyk gene encoding pyruvate kinase translates to MKRTKIICTLGPSTDSIEKIVDLINEGMDVARLNFSHGTREEQEQRIQLVRKASELTGKAVAILQDLQGPKIRIGDLAKTVLLNQGEQLRISTEEQLGNYEVVSTSYKEIVNDVNPGDTILMDDGRIELKVISKTATEVVTEIVIGGLLKPKKGLNLPGVNISIPSLTEKDLEDLDFGLAHDVDMVALSFVRSANDVKRIKQLIHEKNKDVWAIAKIEKPEAVANIDAIILESDGVMVARGDLGIEMRTEEVPVLQKMIVEKCSLAHKPVIIATQMLESMIENPRPTRAEANDVANAVFDGTDAVMLSGETAAGNFPVEAVRTMREIIERVEKQGLTHIPVRQKQWMQACSPRIRCIDLDEAIAASAVQIAESLLAKAIIVLTHSGATAVKISKQKPKCAVIAVSDKEEVQRWMCMVWGINTIVTETMVSTDESFRKIEKILRENGVVKTGDLVVYTLGIPILDHGGTDTIKVSHVN, encoded by the coding sequence ATGAAACGTACAAAAATCATTTGTACACTTGGCCCTTCAACCGATTCAATTGAAAAAATCGTCGATCTGATCAATGAAGGGATGGATGTTGCCCGCTTGAATTTTTCTCACGGAACAAGAGAAGAGCAAGAACAGCGAATTCAGCTTGTTCGAAAAGCCTCTGAACTAACCGGAAAAGCTGTTGCGATTCTTCAAGATTTGCAAGGGCCGAAAATTAGAATTGGCGATTTAGCCAAAACGGTGCTGTTAAATCAAGGCGAGCAGCTGAGAATCTCGACGGAGGAGCAGCTTGGCAATTACGAAGTCGTTTCTACGAGCTACAAGGAAATTGTCAACGATGTTAATCCCGGCGATACAATTTTGATGGACGACGGGCGAATTGAATTGAAAGTGATTTCGAAAACCGCAACCGAAGTGGTTACTGAGATTGTCATTGGTGGATTGCTCAAGCCGAAAAAAGGCTTGAATTTGCCCGGCGTTAATATTTCCATTCCGTCGCTTACGGAAAAAGACCTGGAAGATTTGGATTTCGGTTTGGCGCATGATGTCGACATGGTGGCGCTTTCCTTTGTTCGATCGGCCAACGATGTGAAGCGCATCAAGCAACTCATTCACGAAAAGAACAAGGACGTTTGGGCAATTGCCAAAATCGAAAAGCCGGAAGCCGTCGCTAATATCGATGCGATTATTTTGGAATCGGATGGCGTCATGGTGGCGCGTGGCGATTTGGGCATCGAGATGCGTACCGAAGAAGTGCCGGTGTTGCAAAAGATGATTGTGGAAAAATGCAGTTTAGCGCATAAGCCGGTGATTATTGCCACGCAAATGTTGGAGTCGATGATTGAAAATCCGCGTCCGACTCGCGCGGAGGCGAACGATGTGGCCAATGCCGTTTTTGATGGCACAGATGCGGTGATGCTTAGCGGCGAAACCGCTGCCGGAAATTTTCCGGTTGAAGCCGTGCGAACCATGCGAGAAATTATCGAGCGAGTTGAAAAACAAGGTCTCACGCATATTCCCGTAAGGCAAAAACAATGGATGCAAGCGTGTTCGCCTCGCATTCGCTGCATCGATTTGGATGAAGCCATTGCGGCCTCTGCGGTTCAAATTGCGGAATCCTTGTTAGCCAAAGCGATTATTGTTTTGACTCACAGTGGCGCAACTGCCGTGAAAATTTCCAAGCAAAAGCCAAAGTGCGCAGTGATTGCGGTTTCGGACAAAGAGGAAGTTCAGCGATGGATGTGCATGGTGTGGGGGATAAATACCATTGTCACAGAAACGATGGTTTCCACAGACGAAAGCTTCAGAAAAATTGAGAAAATATTGCGAGAAAACGGCGTCGTTAAAACAGGTGACCTTGTGGTCTACACTTTAGGTATTCCCATTCTTGATCACGGCGGAACGGACACCATAAAAGTTAGTCACGTCAACTAA